The Cygnus atratus isolate AKBS03 ecotype Queensland, Australia chromosome 25, CAtr_DNAZoo_HiC_assembly, whole genome shotgun sequence DNA segment AAGTCATGTTCAGGTCACGGCCAGCCAGGACAGTCGGGGCGCAGTAGTTCTGGGCAGCCGATGTCATCAGGGGCGCGCGTCTTTTGGTGACTGTCAGCGGGCAGATTCTGGGGGTGCAACTCGACAGCAGCTGGAAGGATTTGGCATCTTTGAAGCAGGGTGTGCGTGGGCTCTGCATCGCCTCGGGAGCCTCCGGTTCTCTCCTGGAGCCCTTCCGTAGGCCCAGGGGGGAGGATTTCCTCTGGCGCTTCGCCCGCATTTTGAGGCTGTGGGGAGTTTCCTGTCTGGAAGCACTGCTTATCTCagacctcctcctcttcctcgccaggccaggagctgccagcgTGGGACTGGAGAGCGGAGCAAGCTGCTGCAAGCGCCGCAGAGCTGCCCTGGTCATGGGGACGCTGGGCTCAGCAGCGGGCGTggtggctgctgccctggctaAAGGAGAGAAGCAACACAATCAGCCCTGCCCACAGCGGGTCCCAGGCATCCCCGGCACCTCCTTCtgcccccggcacggctccgaGGTGTCTGCCCAGCCCTAGCCATGAACCCAACAGCAGCGGTTTGCCAGCAGGTTTTGCCATCAAACCATGCTCACTCGAAACCCAGAGGGAGAGGCAGCGTAAAGCCCGATGTCTCGTCAACCTACAGGCACCGGACTGGTTCCAAAGCAAACGCCCCATGGCAGTGCCCCGTCTGTCCCTAAGAAACGGGGTCTGCAGAGTCCACAGCTTCACTGCTGGGTTCCTGCCGTGGCACTGAGGATGTGGAGGAAGAGCTCAGCGCTGCTCAGACACAGGCTGTCAGACTACAGCTGGGCTGACTTGGGCAAACATGCCAAGGAGTAAACAAGACTAGAAAAGATGAGAATccgagctgctgctgtggtctCGTGGACCAGAAATATCGCTCACGTTTAAGCTGACTCGTGCACACATGCTGAACTTCCCCGGGACAAGTGCTGCTCACTGCTCCTACCGTGCCCCGGGCTGCCAGAGATGCTGGCTGGCCTGAAATGCTcgacagagcagggctgggagccgcTCTTGGAGTTCCCCACTAGGCACCATGTCAGGAGGAAACTCAGCTCTCAGCCTGTGCCCACGGCTGGGAGCTGCACCCTCCCACAAGCATCTCCTCCAAAGCACCCCTCCAGCACACGCTGCACCCCAAGGAACGGGATCGGGGACAGCACCAACTGTCCCAAATCCTCACCGTCACAGCCCCGCTGCGTCCTCTGGGCTGGGGTGGCCCCGTGGGTATCTGCAGGTCTGCTCGGCAGCGGGGCTTGCTCCAGGCTTGCACCAGCCTCCTGGTGCACCAGGCGCTCCAGTTCCTCGAATTCGGAGACCATGTCAGGAGTCAGGAGGTTGGCAGCCTTCAGGAGGGAATACTGCTTTCGGGCAACGCTCAGGATAGCTGCCACAAGCCTGGGACAGAGCGGGACATGGTGTCAGATGAATGGACCTGGCCCAAGACAGCTCCTCTGCATCCAGACCCAAGAACCAGTTCACAGGTGAGCTTGGGTCAGCATCACCCAGACCAGAggctcagcaccaccagcagcacctcagGGACCTGCTCGAGGCGGGGCAGAACCCATTAGTACAGGTTTGGGCAAAGATGGACAAACTTTGAGGCTGTGAGGTACCAAAGCTGTACATCGACTGGAGGACCTGAGCCGCAAGGTGTGCGTTCACCTGGTGGTTACAAGGAACACAACAGCATCCGTGCACTTTTTTGCAGGCTTCAGGCACTCGTTAGCTCGGATAGAGGCAAACAGAGATCCAGGCACACGTTGAGGCCAGCCTCCCTCAAGAGACCTTTCTAGAGAGGTTCGTTCTGCCAAGATGCTTGGGGCAGAGACATCAGCAGATGGTGCCGCGGGAGCCCTGCCAGGGCAGGACCTTGGGGAGCCAAGGCAGGAGGAAAGACTTTGCAGAGGTAATTTCAGGACTGACAATTTGCACTTAAGGCTCCCGCAGCTGCTGTGCCTGGAAACCTCCCTCTGTCCATGGAAATGGCATTTCCAGGAGATCATCCCATGGGATTAGATCCCTGGGAGCTAAATCTGTTCTTTCACACACAGCAGCCATCTGCAAGCAGAAACCTGCTCCTGCGTCCGCGTGGGCTGTCCCTGGGATGGCTGCATGCAGCAGGAGGGTGGACAACGCATCCTGCGTGGGAAATGGTGCCAACAGGCAGACAAGGGGAAGGGGCACGTGGGGGCAGCACGAGGACACTCACGTTTCTGTCTGGCTGCTGGACAAACTCTGTAGAGGGCAGCTTGGTTTCCTCGTTCCCGGCTGGAGATCTGTCCCATCGGTTGCTCTGGGACTCCTGGGAGGAGTTTCCTCAAGAGCCTGGAGCAATCAGCCAGAAGTAAGAACTTTTCTAGCCCAAGATTAGTTCATATTTGAACTGAGTTTGATCCCCCACAGCTGTTTTCTGGGAGGTTAAGGGGTTTTGCTAGCAATATGCAGCGCACGCTGAGCCAGGACCCCGCAGACCAGCTGAGCTCCTGCCTTCTCCTAGCATACCAGCTGTGCCCCGAGTGTATCTGAGCCCCCAGCTTGTTGTGCCAAGCCCTCGCATGCTGCTCGCCCCTtctctcacctcctcctccagttccagctgtggctgagcagcctgtccagctcccagctcctgctgccctccaTCACCCATCCCGTGAACACCCAGGGCTGAGCACATCTTTGGGACAGCTTCCTCCAACCTACAGCAGTCAGAGAGAAAGTCACTGAGACAGAAGATCCAGTGAGAAAGCCATCACATTTGACTAAGAAGTTTGGGCGTGGATCAACCAAGACAAGACTTGGCCTTTGCAGCCCAGCTTCCCTTGGCGCTTGCATGCTGTGGTCTCTCAGGCCCATAACTACACCTCAACACGGTCAAGATGACGACGCATGCTGGTGGAGAAGCTCCTGGGCTGACACCTGGGCTCTGACCAGCTCTGAAGCTGCGCAGCCCTACTTGGCACAGGGGATGCCAGGAGgacccagcagctctgccccaaTTCCTTGCCAGCCCCACAACCTCACCTGGGCAACCCCACTGGGCTCCAGCTAGGGGCAGCCAGTGGTGCTGGCGGCTGCTTCTCCGCGTCCCGTGCGGTGTCCTCGTAGGCACGGAGCTTCGCCCGCAGATCTGCCACCTGCggggaaggagcagctgctTCACAGCTGGCTCTGTGACCCCAGGGAGCTCAGAGCTCCCCGAGAGGCTGATGCCACTTTCCCGGTGGGCAGCACTGTCATGCAGCTCAAAGAGGACCACGGAGCTCAGACGTGCACACCCCAAGCAAACCACGGCTAAAGACAGAGCCCTCCCCCCTTGCCAGCACCTcacctctgctttcagctgctcaCAGATCACGGCGTATTTACTGATGTGGCAGTCAAGGCTGAGGACGTTGCTCTTCAGCTGCGGAGACAGGGACGAGCGAGAGGTTAAAGAAACACTGGGCAGCACACAGCCCTCAGCCAGAGCCGGAGCAAAGCCTGCTCCCAGGTGGCTGCAGCGGGCACCACCCATGCTCAGGGACCTGCTGTCCCAGCCACAAGCCCTTCTGGGCTCTGGGCTGAGGGGCTGTAGCACAAGACCGGGCACTCAGCGTCCTCAGCTTCATCCTGCCCGGAGCAGCCCCCATGGGTGGATAACTCAGGCTGGAGCACGGAGACACCTAGTAACCTACCCCACGTACCAGGGCACGTTGCAAAACCCGGCTCCTTTCCACccgtccccagcagctccccaaaCCACAGCAGGTCACGAGGTCCTCACCGACAGCTTGATCTCCTTGGCCCGGTTGGCGTACTTGAGCGTGTTGTAGGTGTCCTCGTAGGCCAGTGCGGAGGGACTCACGGCAGCAATCATGATGGTGCGGCAGTTGCCTCCGATGGAGTCCTTCAGCAAGCGCGTGAGCTTGCTGTCCCGGTACGGGATGTGGGTCTTTTTGCTCTGCACCGAGAGATCAAGGGGCTGCTCAGCTTTTGGGACCTGCGCACTCAGCCCCAAGCCCTGCATCACAAGGGTACGGCCACGCTCATCCCACAGCACCTTTCATagcccagcccaggctgccggccccaccacagcagcagaacCATCAGCCCTAGCACTCAAGGACACCCCTCGCATCcacctgccctgcagagccGTAGCCCGGCGGGGCCACGCAGGGAACAGCCTTACCTTTGCGTCAGCCAGTGCGTTGATGACATTGATGAGGGCCAGCAGCGAGCGGTTGATATTGGCGCCTTCCCGGAGCCGTTCTCCCCGGGTGTTGGTGACCGAAGCTCGCTCCGAGCCTGCAAGGTCGATCAGGCTCATCTTGGCCATTTGCAGGTCGTGAGCGAGGCCGACAACACGGTCCTGCTGCTTCACGTAGATCTGTGAAGAAAGAGAgtcaggaggctgcagctcaaCAGGGCACGTGAAGTTACCAGCTGGAGGCAGCTTCACCCGGAGGACAAGGTGTCAGTTTGTATAAAAGGACGGTAAAATGGATTACAAAGGCCAGGAGATGGGGCAAAGTTCTAAGAGGATCCCAACACACTGATAAGACAAGCCAAGACTCTCTGATGGCACTGGTAGCAAAGCCACAGGAGGGATCAAACAGGAACTGATAGAGCTATGGAAAATGATCAGCACTTCCTTGTGTGGGAGCAGCGTACAGCCGGTCGGGTCCCCAAAGGGCAAAGCCGACGGGGAGCCCCGGTGCCACCCGGGAAATGCTCGCAGCATCTCAGCCTCGGCCCCAGATCTGACCGTGGATTTTGCCTCCAGAAGGATGCTGGAAGATGATCACCACGGTATAGGCTGGGAAACCCAAACCTGACAGGGGCTGCAAGCCCCCAGACACAGCCTTGCAGTCCCTGGGAGCATTCAGGCAGGGTTCTCAGTGGTGAGCCCAGTTCCTGGCTTATGTGGGCAAGGTGGGACTTGCCACTGAGGCTCCGCAGCACTGCTCCACAGCTTCACCTTCTGCAGGCCTAGAGATCCCCCAGGAGAAGCAGACACCTCTCCCACCACCCCATAACGTCCTCAGCAGGCTGCTCgcccccctgcccagctgcctgccacAGGCCAAGAGACGTCCACGCTGGAGATGCCACTGATGGCAACCAGCCGCGCGTCCTCACgcagagcccagctcctccGCGGCCCCTGCCCCGGCTGccgggagcagagctggcagcgggAGGGCAGGCTTCCAGCGCCGCTAATGGATTCGCAGCAGGCAGGAGTCCAGCGCCCACCGCCGTGC contains these protein-coding regions:
- the KIF18B gene encoding kinesin-like protein KIF18B isoform X2, producing the protein MRLGRRFPGICGILGEDNPCWGWNSSRRWSGFTVQRPLWFCRPFPSQKAAMGRAVTPPAVPGGGDAERQSRRPVFAYGATGAGKTYTMLGSEQSPGIMYLTMVELYKRIEARKDEKSCEVLVSYQEVYNEQIHDLLEPKGPLAIREDPEKGVVVQGLSFHQPKSAEQLLEMLANGNKNRTQHPTDANATSSRSHAVFQIYVKQQDRVVGLAHDLQMAKMSLIDLAGSERASVTNTRGERLREGANINRSLLALINVINALADAKSKKTHIPYRDSKLTRLLKDSIGGNCRTIMIAAVSPSALAYEDTYNTLKYANRAKEIKLSLKSNVLSLDCHISKYAVICEQLKAEVADLRAKLRAYEDTARDAEKQPPAPLAAPSWSPVGLPRLEEAVPKMCSALGVHGMGDGGQQELGAGQAAQPQLELEEEALEETPPRSPRATDGTDLQPGTRKPSCPLQSLSSSQTETLVAAILSVARKQYSLLKAANLLTPDMVSEFEELERLVHQEAGASLEQAPLPSRPADTHGATPAQRTQRGCDARAAATTPAAEPSVPMTRAALRRLQQLAPLSSPTLAAPGLARKRRRSEISSASRQETPHSLKMRAKRQRKSSPLGLRKGSRREPEAPEAMQSPRTPCFKDAKSFQLLSSCTPRICPLTVTKRRAPLMTSAAQNYCAPTVLAGRDLNMTFDLSEDSISPGVAKPDTFNLPEFPSWENAQCLLNKQGGPFVPRASVPVFAMRGSSIPKPSSVSKASAQKRGRAVSTASCSLGGLRSRIARLSSSSQRLAQPLSIPGHPQVGLSWKGKHSAKELTACGSASPAPTLQAPKLLC
- the KIF18B gene encoding kinesin-like protein KIF18B isoform X1, yielding MALGPPPEEGTVAVVVRVRPPTACERERAAHTVLQVVDQHILVFDPEEPSGPPGAALPGRGAKHRGKDLKFVFDRVFGEGATQEEVFQHTTREVLDSILNGYNCSVFAYGATGAGKTYTMLGSEQSPGIMYLTMVELYKRIEARKDEKSCEVLVSYQEVYNEQIHDLLEPKGPLAIREDPEKGVVVQGLSFHQPKSAEQLLEMLANGNKNRTQHPTDANATSSRSHAVFQIYVKQQDRVVGLAHDLQMAKMSLIDLAGSERASVTNTRGERLREGANINRSLLALINVINALADAKSKKTHIPYRDSKLTRLLKDSIGGNCRTIMIAAVSPSALAYEDTYNTLKYANRAKEIKLSLKSNVLSLDCHISKYAVICEQLKAEVADLRAKLRAYEDTARDAEKQPPAPLAAPSWSPVGLPRLEEAVPKMCSALGVHGMGDGGQQELGAGQAAQPQLELEEEALEETPPRSPRATDGTDLQPGTRKPSCPLQSLSSSQTETLVAAILSVARKQYSLLKAANLLTPDMVSEFEELERLVHQEAGASLEQAPLPSRPADTHGATPAQRTQRGCDARAAATTPAAEPSVPMTRAALRRLQQLAPLSSPTLAAPGLARKRRRSEISSASRQETPHSLKMRAKRQRKSSPLGLRKGSRREPEAPEAMQSPRTPCFKDAKSFQLLSSCTPRICPLTVTKRRAPLMTSAAQNYCAPTVLAGRDLNMTFDLSEDSISPGVAKPDTFNLPEFPSWENAQCLLNKQGGPFVPRASVPVFAMRGSSIPKPSSVSKASAQKRGRAVSTASCSLGGLRSRIARLSSSSQRLAQPLSIPGHPQVGLSWKGKHSAKELTACGSASPAPTLQAPKLLC